A part of Quatrionicoccus australiensis genomic DNA contains:
- a CDS encoding aspartate carbamoyltransferase catalytic subunit has translation MYNPQLNKNGELAHLLSIEGLPKAILNQILDTAESFMEVSAREVKKVPLLRGKSVFNLFFENSTRTRTTFEIAAKRLSADVINLDINKSSASKGETLLDTIDNLCAMHANLFVVRHASSGAPYLIAEHLQRVGRDDIHVVNAGDGRHAHPTQGLLDMYTIRHYKKDFTQLRVAIVGDILHSRVARSDIHALTTLGVPEVRAIGPETLLPKYMDKLGVQVFHDMEEGLKDCDVVIMLRLQNERMTGALLPSAGEYFRHYGLTPQKLARAKPDAIVMHPGPMNRGVEIHSAVADGSQAVILPQVTFGIAVRMAVMSIVAGN, from the coding sequence ATGTATAACCCGCAGTTGAACAAGAACGGCGAGCTCGCCCACCTGTTGTCGATCGAGGGCCTGCCCAAGGCCATCCTCAACCAGATTCTCGATACCGCCGAATCCTTCATGGAAGTTTCGGCGCGCGAAGTGAAGAAGGTGCCGCTGCTGCGCGGCAAGAGCGTCTTCAACCTGTTCTTCGAGAACTCGACGCGTACCCGCACCACCTTCGAGATTGCCGCCAAGCGCCTGTCGGCTGACGTCATCAATCTCGACATCAACAAGTCGTCGGCGAGCAAGGGCGAGACCCTGCTCGACACCATCGACAACCTGTGTGCGATGCACGCCAACCTGTTCGTCGTGCGGCACGCCTCCTCCGGCGCACCCTACCTGATCGCCGAGCACCTGCAGCGCGTCGGGCGCGATGACATCCACGTCGTCAATGCCGGCGACGGGCGGCATGCGCATCCGACGCAGGGCCTGCTCGACATGTACACCATCCGCCATTACAAGAAGGACTTCACGCAGTTGCGTGTCGCCATCGTCGGCGACATCCTGCACTCGCGTGTCGCCCGCTCCGACATCCACGCCCTGACCACGCTCGGCGTGCCGGAAGTGCGTGCGATCGGTCCGGAAACGCTGCTCCCCAAATATATGGACAAGCTCGGCGTGCAGGTCTTCCACGACATGGAAGAAGGCCTCAAGGATTGCGACGTGGTGATCATGCTGCGCCTGCAGAACGAGCGCATGACCGGCGCGCTGCTGCCTTCGGCCGGCGAGTATTTCCGCCACTACGGCCTGACGCCGCAGAAGCTGGCGCGCGCCAAGCCGGACGCGATCGTCATGCACCCGGGGCCGATGAACCGCGGTGTCGAAATCCACTCGGCCGTGGCCGACGGTTCGCAGGCCGTGATCCTGCCCCAGGTCACTTTCGGTATTGCCGTGCGCATGGCCGTCATGAGCATCGTTGCGGGGAATTGA
- the pyrR gene encoding bifunctional pyr operon transcriptional regulator/uracil phosphoribosyltransferase PyrR, producing the protein MSQQLDSLPDAEAQCRQLAELIRPQLHKNPALVGIYSGGAWIAERLKELLGLPEEIGMIDVSFYRDDFAEKGLHPQCRPTLIPFDVEGRHLILVDDVLYTGRTTRAAINELFDYGRPASVALAVLADRGGRELPVAPTWGVWDVTLQDGQNLVLDRNASGQLAWRLENV; encoded by the coding sequence ATGTCCCAACAACTTGATTCCCTGCCCGACGCCGAGGCACAGTGCCGCCAGCTGGCCGAACTGATCCGGCCGCAGCTGCACAAGAATCCGGCTCTGGTCGGCATTTACAGCGGCGGCGCCTGGATCGCCGAGCGCCTGAAGGAACTGCTTGGCCTGCCGGAAGAAATCGGCATGATCGACGTTTCCTTCTACCGCGACGACTTCGCCGAAAAAGGCCTGCATCCGCAGTGTCGACCGACGCTGATTCCCTTCGATGTCGAAGGGCGCCACCTGATCCTGGTCGATGACGTGCTCTACACCGGGCGCACGACGCGCGCTGCGATCAACGAGCTGTTCGACTACGGTCGCCCGGCCTCGGTGGCGCTGGCTGTGCTCGCCGACCGCGGTGGCCGCGAACTGCCGGTGGCGCCGACCTGGGGTGTCTGGGACGTGACTTTGCAGGATGGTCAGAATCTGGTTCTTGATCGCAACGCCAGCGGTCAACTCGCCTGGAGGCTGGAAAATGTATAA
- a CDS encoding esterase-like activity of phytase family protein has product MMNKKISVLAVAAACSLAGCFDGGGSSGSSGRLVDSAVEGVAYSATPSGKSGTTDSAGVFACSPGDQVSFRIGGILLGSSACSATVTPLELANIATWTGSDDKVNNRLLFLQSLDDDDNPANGIRITAAVASALAGATLDFAQSAASFDTALGAALPALSDAFGNPYSARTPSDARRTLAKDHFEGSLASVLGETETTKLNQASAGGEVAITKYTLDADSSLFIPYEGVNVAAGKDFAKGFFPAVGSGLTFKGTAANGDLEFYAITDRGPNGDSPLAPVPGNTSVSSISKMFPAPSFTPSIGLISIGKKGAVLKSLLPIKSDATNRISGRPLPAGTTGSSGEIPLTDELKFDAAKANFDSHGLDPESLVYDAANKVFWTSDEYGPFIVKIDAKTGVILARFQPGSAAGDLPEVLKYRRANRGMEGLAMSSSGVLHGFLQSPIEPFDGSGKSVETTDVSDLDQDSKTTDKVKLKDFAQFARWLEFNPTTGTSKLYAYPLNYPLSANGEKWDRNRTGSAKLGDLLALPNGKFLVIEQGADSAGKVRNFVMLVEIPSNVTDIASDGIELEKNSIDGSTVTPHPWSTVVKLKKTVLLDLNALGWSAEKAEGLALVNGNTIALINDNDFGLRTILIDSTGQTVAGDITSCTVDINGGIVNDGNCATGAVSGRVTRGSDSERPTRLWLFRLPQALSSYTLP; this is encoded by the coding sequence ATGATGAACAAGAAAATCAGCGTGCTGGCCGTTGCGGCAGCCTGCAGCCTGGCCGGCTGCTTCGACGGCGGCGGCAGTTCCGGCTCGTCGGGCCGGCTGGTCGATTCGGCCGTCGAAGGTGTGGCGTACTCGGCGACGCCTTCCGGCAAATCCGGCACCACCGACAGCGCCGGTGTTTTTGCCTGCTCGCCGGGCGACCAGGTCAGTTTCCGGATCGGCGGCATCCTGCTCGGCAGCAGCGCTTGCAGCGCCACGGTAACGCCACTCGAATTGGCCAATATTGCGACGTGGACCGGTAGCGATGACAAGGTCAACAACCGCCTGCTCTTCCTGCAATCGCTCGACGATGACGACAATCCGGCCAATGGCATCCGCATCACCGCCGCCGTCGCCAGCGCCCTGGCCGGTGCCACCCTCGATTTCGCGCAAAGCGCCGCCAGCTTCGACACCGCCCTGGGCGCAGCACTGCCCGCACTCAGCGACGCCTTTGGCAATCCGTATAGCGCGCGCACGCCAAGCGATGCCCGCCGCACGCTGGCCAAGGATCATTTCGAAGGTAGCCTGGCCAGCGTTCTCGGCGAGACTGAAACCACCAAGCTGAACCAGGCCTCGGCCGGCGGCGAGGTGGCGATCACCAAGTACACGCTTGATGCCGACAGCTCGCTATTCATCCCTTACGAAGGCGTCAATGTCGCCGCCGGCAAGGATTTCGCCAAGGGCTTCTTTCCCGCTGTCGGCTCCGGACTCACTTTCAAAGGTACGGCCGCCAACGGCGACCTTGAGTTCTATGCGATTACCGACCGCGGCCCGAACGGCGACAGCCCGCTCGCCCCGGTACCCGGCAACACCTCGGTCAGCAGCATCAGCAAGATGTTCCCGGCCCCTTCCTTCACGCCGTCGATCGGCCTGATCTCGATCGGCAAGAAAGGCGCCGTGCTCAAGTCGCTGCTCCCCATCAAGTCCGATGCAACAAACAGGATCAGCGGCCGCCCGCTGCCCGCCGGCACCACCGGCAGCAGCGGCGAAATCCCGCTCACCGACGAACTGAAATTCGATGCCGCCAAGGCCAACTTCGACAGCCATGGCCTGGACCCGGAAAGCCTGGTCTATGACGCGGCCAACAAGGTCTTCTGGACCTCCGACGAATACGGTCCCTTCATCGTCAAGATCGATGCCAAGACCGGCGTCATCCTCGCCAGATTCCAGCCAGGCAGCGCTGCCGGCGACTTGCCGGAAGTTCTCAAGTACCGCCGCGCCAACCGTGGCATGGAAGGCCTGGCGATGAGCAGCAGCGGCGTCCTGCATGGCTTCCTGCAAAGCCCGATCGAGCCTTTCGACGGCAGCGGCAAGTCGGTCGAGACGACCGATGTCTCCGACCTCGACCAGGACAGCAAAACCACCGACAAGGTCAAGCTCAAGGACTTCGCCCAGTTTGCCCGCTGGCTGGAGTTCAACCCGACGACCGGCACATCGAAGCTCTACGCCTATCCGCTCAACTATCCACTGAGCGCCAACGGCGAAAAATGGGACCGCAACCGCACCGGCAGCGCCAAGCTCGGCGATCTGCTTGCCCTGCCCAACGGCAAGTTCCTGGTCATCGAGCAGGGCGCCGACAGCGCCGGCAAGGTGCGCAACTTTGTCATGCTGGTCGAAATCCCGAGCAACGTCACCGACATCGCCAGTGACGGCATCGAACTGGAAAAGAACAGCATCGACGGCAGCACGGTGACGCCGCATCCGTGGTCCACCGTGGTCAAGCTGAAGAAGACCGTGCTGCTCGATCTCAATGCGCTGGGCTGGAGCGCCGAAAAGGCGGAAGGCCTCGCCCTGGTCAATGGCAACACCATCGCCCTGATCAACGACAACGATTTCGGCCTGCGCACCATCCTGATTGACAGCACTGGCCAGACCGTTGCCGGCGACATCACGTCCTGCACGGTCGACATCAATGGCGGCA
- a CDS encoding dihydroorotase encodes MNTVILNGRIIDPKNGVDRLASLYIAAGKIAAVGDAPAGFVADKSIDATGCIVCPGLIDLGARLNSIQAELAAAVAGGVTSVVVPPDADPPLDEPELADRLVHRGEEIGKARILPLGALTLGLNGERLAELAGLKKAGCVAFSQANKPVVDTEALLRAMEYAATFGFAVWLQPQDYWLSRNGIAHEGEVASRLGLAGIPVAAETIAIATIVQLVRDTGCRVHLTRLSSAAGVALLTAARDEGLPVTFDIGIHHLLLTENDIGFFNPHARFCPPLRAQSDRLALSNAAAGGLAAICSDHTPVGADDKLLPFGEAKPGATGLELLLPLTLKWAEAAGVPLSAALARITCAPAEVLGLPLGQLGVGATADVCVFDPAANWLVTPEALKSRGKNSPWLGYAMNGQVRATLAEGRLVYTA; translated from the coding sequence ATGAACACAGTCATTCTGAACGGCCGCATCATCGACCCGAAAAACGGTGTCGACCGTCTGGCCAGCCTTTACATTGCCGCTGGCAAGATCGCCGCAGTCGGCGATGCACCGGCCGGTTTCGTTGCCGATAAAAGTATCGACGCAACCGGCTGCATCGTCTGTCCCGGCCTGATCGACCTCGGTGCCCGCCTCAACAGTATTCAGGCCGAACTGGCGGCCGCCGTTGCCGGTGGCGTGACCTCGGTCGTCGTGCCGCCGGATGCCGATCCGCCGCTCGACGAGCCGGAACTGGCCGACCGTCTGGTACATCGCGGCGAGGAGATCGGCAAGGCGCGCATCCTGCCGCTCGGTGCCCTGACCCTGGGTTTGAATGGCGAACGCTTGGCCGAACTGGCCGGCCTGAAAAAGGCGGGCTGTGTGGCTTTCTCGCAGGCCAACAAGCCGGTGGTCGATACCGAGGCCCTGCTGCGCGCCATGGAATATGCCGCCACCTTCGGTTTTGCCGTCTGGCTGCAGCCGCAGGATTACTGGCTGTCGCGCAACGGTATCGCACATGAGGGCGAAGTCGCCAGCCGGCTCGGTCTGGCCGGCATTCCGGTCGCCGCCGAAACCATCGCGATTGCCACCATCGTTCAGCTGGTGCGCGACACCGGCTGTCGCGTCCATCTCACCCGACTTTCCTCGGCGGCCGGTGTTGCCCTGCTCACGGCGGCGCGTGACGAAGGCCTGCCGGTGACTTTCGACATCGGCATCCATCACCTGCTGCTGACCGAAAACGATATCGGTTTCTTCAACCCGCACGCCCGCTTCTGTCCGCCCCTGCGTGCCCAAAGCGATCGTCTGGCACTGTCGAATGCCGCCGCTGGCGGCCTGGCAGCGATCTGTTCCGACCATACGCCGGTCGGCGCTGATGACAAGCTGCTGCCCTTCGGTGAAGCCAAGCCGGGTGCGACCGGCCTCGAACTGCTGCTGCCGCTGACCCTGAAATGGGCCGAAGCCGCCGGTGTCCCGCTGTCCGCTGCGCTCGCCCGCATCACCTGTGCCCCGGCCGAAGTGCTGGGCCTGCCGCTCGGTCAGCTGGGCGTGGGCGCAACGGCGGATGTCTGCGTTTTCGATCCGGCCGCCAACTGGCTGGTGACGCCGGAAGCCCTGAAGAGCCGCGGCAAGAATTCGCCCTGGCTGGGTTACGCGATGAATGGGCAAGTCAGGGCTACCCTGGCCGAAGGGCGCCTGGTTTATACGGCGTAA
- a CDS encoding YqgE/AlgH family protein yields MNSVNLTDNFLIAMPALEDPYFAHALVYICEHNEKGALGVIVNRPIDMDLAGLFEKIDIKLDAEGIAGHPVYFGGPVQLDRGFVLHRPVGQWQSTLAVNEEVGLTSSRDVLAAVASDGLPSEIIVTLGYAGWDAGQLEAELAQNSWLTVPAKASILFDLPPEERLPAAMQKLGISFTQLSDVAGHA; encoded by the coding sequence ATGAACAGCGTCAATTTGACTGATAACTTCCTGATCGCCATGCCGGCGCTGGAAGACCCCTATTTCGCGCACGCCCTCGTCTATATCTGCGAACACAACGAGAAGGGCGCGCTGGGCGTGATCGTCAATCGTCCGATCGACATGGACCTGGCCGGGCTGTTCGAGAAAATCGACATCAAGCTCGACGCCGAAGGCATTGCCGGACATCCGGTCTATTTCGGTGGCCCGGTGCAGCTCGATCGCGGCTTCGTGCTGCATCGTCCGGTCGGGCAGTGGCAATCGACGCTTGCCGTCAACGAGGAAGTCGGCCTGACCAGTTCGCGCGACGTGCTGGCGGCGGTGGCCAGTGATGGCCTGCCTTCCGAAATCATCGTCACCCTCGGCTATGCCGGCTGGGATGCCGGCCAGCTCGAGGCGGAATTGGCCCAGAATTCATGGTTGACCGTGCCGGCCAAGGCCAGCATCCTGTTCGACCTGCCGCCGGAAGAGCGTCTGCCCGCGGCGATGCAGAAGCTGGGTATCAGCTTCACGCAGCTCTCCGACGTGGCCGGGCACGCCTAG
- the ruvX gene encoding Holliday junction resolvase RuvX, whose translation MGTVLAFDFGEKRIGVATGETLLGTAHPLTTIHAESNDDRFAAIAKLVAEWQPEQLVVGLPTHADGTPHEMTRLATKFAERLKRRYNIPVGFADERLTSLDAEARLRETGRNSKSAKPLLDAVAAQLILQTWFESPHVPTT comes from the coding sequence GTGGGTACTGTCCTCGCCTTTGATTTCGGTGAAAAGCGCATCGGTGTGGCGACCGGCGAAACCCTGCTCGGTACGGCGCATCCGCTGACCACCATCCATGCCGAATCGAACGACGACCGCTTCGCCGCGATCGCCAAACTGGTTGCCGAATGGCAGCCGGAACAGCTGGTGGTCGGCCTGCCGACGCACGCCGACGGCACGCCGCACGAAATGACCCGCCTGGCCACCAAGTTTGCCGAGCGCCTCAAGCGCCGCTACAACATCCCGGTCGGCTTTGCCGACGAGCGCCTGACTTCGCTCGATGCCGAAGCCCGCTTGCGCGAAACCGGCCGCAACAGCAAGTCCGCCAAGCCGCTGCTTGACGCCGTGGCAGCCCAACTCATTCTCCAAACCTGGTTTGAAAGTCCGCATGTCCCAACAACTTGA